A window of Nicotiana sylvestris chromosome 8, ASM39365v2, whole genome shotgun sequence genomic DNA:
AACTTTCGTATCTATGATTTAGTTTTCTTTCTTGGAGTCTCTTACTTTGTTCCTTATACTATGGTATCATAGCCAACCCATCCTTTTGGAGGGAGGAACAGTTTACTAAATATGTCTGAGTCATTTCCATCATCCTCGTCCCTTGCAAAAATGAATATGTGTCATACTCTATATAAAACCGTGTCCAAAAAATATGATTACCtctatgaagtagatatcctACCCGATGAACAAAAAGTATCCTCCACTAAACTACCCCTCATAACCCCTACTCAACTTTCGCCAAAAAATCATTTGCACCCTGGACCCAAATTCGTTCATTAGTCCAACACAGACCAAAAGGAGTCAAAGAATATGTTGCTGCCTCAAAACTTGACCAGCATCCTATTCTTGCCACTCGAGAGGAACAATTTATCACCTTTCAAATCCCAGATGATTTTCCCAGACAATGGAGAGATCATGGTTTTACCCATATCCATTTTGGTGCAACCCGAATCGCTTTAACATATCACAGAAGAAAAGGTCAACCTATTATAGCTCGACTTTCTCTTCTAGATACAAGATACTTGGAGTACCAACATGCAAATTTGGGTACTACAGAAGTTACCCTGAATGATGGGACCGTCTTCATAACTATCTTTCCAAATTTCAACATATCCCTTTATGATTCACACTTAACCGAAGCTctaaaaatccaagtccaaatccaaggagcCCCTTAATACAAAGATTCCATCCAAGCCACTCTTCATCACCAAATGGTGTGACGAGTCCAAAATCATGCTATGGATCTTTGCCTTCCTGGAGGAGAAAATGTTTTACTCTTAAATATTGATGCTACCAAAGGAAACACCATGTGCACCCAAATAACTAGACAAATTTCCAGAGATGAACTTGTCAAAATTCTTCCTGATTCTTGGATTATAAATTTTGAAAAGTTAAGAGAACCGGAGGAATCTCTGCAATCTGGAGAAccaacttttaccaaaagaaatgacaaaaccGTTTGCATAAGATTTGATCATTCCCATCTCAAAAAACCCAATAAAACCACCTTCTCTTTCCAAATGATTCAACCCAAAGATACAACAGATACATACCCTGAACCTGATGGAGAGTTCTTTTGGAATATACAAAGCATCATAGAAGAACATGACTGgtgtcaaaattttgacaaagaaggaaaaaggacTTGGTGGTTCAAATTCCCCTTTACGGGACACTGCCCTTGGGATCTTGATTGTGACTGCCAAGATTGTTTGGAAAATCCAATTAGAGAATATGATGAACACCACCAGCGTCATTAGGAAAGGTTCGGCCtcaacaaaaccaaaccaaaatccaagaaaaagggaaaaaccactAAAAAACAATTTCGagccaaatatgaaaataaagatcCTTCAATTGGTTCATTAAGCCGCCCAGGTAAATATAAATTTCTTGTCAGTTACAAACCCCAGGAATGGCCAAAATTACCAGAAAAATTTACTCCAAGCTGGGAGGATAGTGAAACCACACCCCAAACCCAAATCACCATCAGCTCATACCCCAGAATCCAAAAAGCCACCTGAACCTGAAACTTCACCAACTCAAAAAACCACAAATCCCACACAACCACAGATATTCATGATAAGTTCTTCAAGCTCCAGTCATACCCAAGACTTTCCTTCACTTTAATTTGAAAAGGAGGGTATAAGCCATGCTCCAAAAATTCCCAAGAAAAATATAGTACTACTTACTGGAGAAAAACCCCCAACAAGTGACATCGAAGCAACAATTAACTGGCAATCAGAAAATTCCATCTGCCAAAACAAAGTGCTCAACAATATTGGCAACACCATAAAAAACGTGGCCCATACACAAAACAAGATGATGAGCAAAgtggaaacaattgagaaaaaggtgGAGCAAACATCGTCTCAGCATGCAGGACGAATCAAAGCCTTGGAACTAAGATTGTCCAATTTACAATATGTAATTTGTCCGCCAAGAACTTCACTTTTCCAGttcttccaacaacaacaaaaggagacgATTTCCATCTAAGAACAAATTCAACTTCTAAGAAATGACCACTTTGAGCCACAAAAAACCCCACTTTTCCCTTCAAAATCTACCTTCTACCCCATGCCGCCAAAAGCATATTCCCCACCTAAATTAGACTACACCTTTTCTCTTTCCCATCTACCTCACAAAATCCAATCTCTTTCACCCAACCCTTAAAAGAAGAACATGATTTTTATATCGCAAAAATAGTTTTGGAAAGGAAAGATGCCCTTGTAGCACAAAAACAAACCAAGAAAAGGCGAGACCATGGAGAAAGTTCAAAAGGATCAAATCCTAAAAATCTGATGATTTCTAACCAGAAAGCTCCAGACCTCTATATCTCCCAGCCAAGATACATATCAAATGAAGATACTCCATGGTCGGAATATCTAAATTCATCAGATGATGAAACAATGGAAGATAGATCTCAATCTAGCAATGAATCCACAACAAACTCTTCTGAAGACGACAATTCCCCAATATTTGTAAACCAGCTAAGAGACCCAGAAGTATCTGAAGTAGATGAGGAACAAGAAGGCATGACAGATGAGCCAATCCCAGAAAGAAGATATGAGCCCATGGCGTCAAAACCAGTTAGAACTGGTTTCCACAATTTCACCTTAGATGACGTCAAGGTTTCAAGATGGCCTCAAAGGATCCAAGACTTCTATACTTGGATGGTGACCAAAAATTTGGTGGAACGAGAAAAGTATATCATGTTGTCAGAACTCACTTCACGATTCTCAGGAATTCTCAGAGATTGGTGGAACTTACTTggaattcaagacaaaaatacttttcttacttCCCAAGATTTTGCCTTCAACATCAGGATCCTACATGAAGTTTTCTGCGGAGATACTAGCCAAAGACAGGAGAAAATACGAAGACAACTCTTCGAGATGAAGTGTGTGTCATTTGACAGAAATGACATTGACAggcattttcaaaaaatggcgAAGATATACTTTTTAATTGGCGGAGACATCAATCTGAAGCAAGCCTTTGTCTCCTCCCTTCCAAAGCTGTTGGCAAGTCAAACCTTGACCGTCAGTGAAGAAACGTTTCAGTCCATAACAATCCCACAAATTGGTTACATCAGGCAAGCTATTTCGTCGCATTGGATGACATTTGTACAAAGCGCTCATCCCTAAAGCAAATTATCCAACACAATCCAGTGCTTGACAAAGCATGCCGTAAATCTAATCTAATCACCAGATCAGGATGTCCCTACCACATATCTAGGCGACGGAGAAAATTCAGGAGGTTCAGATGGCCGATAATTCCAGATATAAAATCAAGTTCCAACAGACGCACAAAATATTTCAGACGTAGAAGGCCAGGAAATTTTCACAAGAAGAACAGATGCTTTATTTGCCATAAGATTGGACATTTCGCAAAAAATTATCCCCAATCAAGAAGATCTGTCAAACTCCTTGAAGAGATTGAAGATTACACTGGCATACATCTTGGAAAAGAGGAGGACCTTGAATCTATATTCTCTGGGGATGATGAACCTAATGAAGAAACTTTGTTCTCTCTTGATGTCTATGAAGATCAAGGCAATGATCACTACCAAATTTCAGAACTAGTGATCGAAGCCCGAGAAGAGATCAACGTTCTTGTAGTCGTTCCTCAAGTAGAACTCAAGGTCTATTCatccaaatgggataaaccaactcGAGTTATTGCTTTCTTCGACACCGGAGCTGCTTAATCACTCATAAATCCTGTTGTTCTCCCTGAAGATCAATGGGTGCCGCACTTTAAGGATTTTAACACTACATCAAATGGAATCCTGACTACCACTGTCATCACAAAGCATCCGATCAGAATCGAGTTCTTCCCAGGATTGAAGTACAGAACTAAGCTGATAGGGTCTGATGTACCAGGAAAAGATTTTATAGTTGGATTCGACATTTATAGACAACTTAGAgatcaactccagatcaaggcTAACGGGATAGCTTTTAAAAAGCAGTTCAAACCTTATTCtgagattccaaggctattccaaatcaccaatgacgaacaaatcaaagagattgaacaaaatctcattgaacattcatgtgctgaatcccacaaggatttcatgaagaaagggaaaagacCGTTATGGAAAAACAAAGAGTTATTTTATCAAGCTACCTTTCAAGAAGAATGAAAACATCAATCCATCAAAAGCCAGTCATTCAGTCATGAACGCGGATCATCTTCAGCTTGCAAAGAAAGAATGTGAAGAACTCTTGGAATTTGACCTAATAAAGCCATCAGATTCACAATGGGCATGCGAAGCATTTTATGTCAACAAAAGAGCTGAGCAGACAAGAGGAAAGCTCAGGTTAGTTATTAACTACCAACCCCTTAACCACTTCCCCCAAGATGATAAATTCCCTATCCCAAATCAACACACTCTTTTCTCCCACTTAGCCAAGGCCAAATATTTTTCCAAATTTGACCTTAAGTCTGGATTTTGGTAATTGGGAATTCACCCTAAGAAAGACCCAAAACGGGATTTTCCATCCCCGATCATCAATTCCAATGGAAAGTCATGCCCTTCACGTTGAAAACTGCACCCTCTTTGTTCCAAAACGCCTTGATAAAAATATTTCAGCCCATCCTCCATACATCTttagtttacattgatgacatcctGTTATTTAGTGATATATTAGAAGAACATATCAACTTGCTTTGTTAGTTTGAGGCATTGGTAACATAGTACGGGATCATGCTTTCTGCAAAAAATATGATTCTTGCTCAAAAGGAGATCGATTTTCTTGGAATGTACTTTGTCCAAGGTGAATACAGTCCAGGACCACATACATGTCAGAAATTACTCAAATTTCTGGATACCAACCTAACAACAAAGCAGATCCAACAGTTCTTGGGTGTAATAAATTATGATGAAGCAGTCAAGAAAATAAAGGAGATATCTAAAAATGTCAAGTCCTTCTACATCCCTTCAGATGGAAAGAAGATACTGCAAACTGATGCCAGCAATGAATATTTAAGTGTTATTCTATTTGAAGAAAAAGATGGCCTGAGGAAAATATGCGGATACGCCAGTGGAAAGTTCAAAGATGCCTAGCAACATTATCACTCCATTGTCAAGGAAATATTTGCAGTAAAGAATGGAATCAATAAATTCAACTTTTTCTTGATACATACAGAATTTCTAATAGAGATGGATATGAAGGCCTTCCTAAAGATGATCCAGGTAAATTCAAAAATTATTCCCAATCCTCAGATTCTCAGATGGTCTCAATGGTTCTCTCCATACAAGTTTCAAGTCGAGCACTTGAAAGGAAAGGATAATATTCTCGCAGATTTTCTATCTCGACCGGAAGAATTCTTAAAAAGATTTTACCCAGAAAAACTGAAGTTAAAGAATAAGCTAACTAGCCACATCTTTATGCTTTCAAATATACCAGGAACAAGTTCATTAAAGCCAGCAGATCATCCACCGGAGTTGTTCAACCTCATGGATCCCTTTGATCCGTCAATTATTATGGAAAGACGAACTTATTATGAGCTCCAAGTTTTTCGGCAACATGGAGGATCTATTCTCTAGCCATATGGGGTCAATCCAGAATATCCGTTCTGCCAAATATTCATAGCTCAAGCCAAGAATTTTCCACAAGAACTATTATGGTTTTTCTGGTACCTATGCCATCAGTATTATATTTTCATGGAATTCAAATGCAACGTCTCCAAGGATTTTGATAACATTGCACCAGCTCTTAAAGTATTTTTACTATGGTTCAAGCCTAGAAGATATTGGATGAAATGTTTCAATGATTCATACACAGCAAAGATATTCATGTTTCATAGGCCAGTGAAGATCATTAATGGAAAAGTCCAGGCGCAAGGAGAGGCATCATTCTAGTGGAAATTTTTCGTGTCCATTTTATCAATGGAAGAAGAATATAGCGAGGCACAAAGAATCCTTTTCCAGCAAAATAGGTGCATCCCGAGAGAGATATGGCCAAAAGATTGGGCAAGCTAGAATTATACCAACACTCATCCTCACTGGGAAAGAGTCGGGAAGTAGCAAAAGATATCAAACCCCATACAAAATCATCCGAGAAAAGATCAGTCACGACATTTCCAGATTAAGGTTACGGATTACATCTCTCAATCCAAAGGAGAAAGAACACAGCGGAGAAGGACCATCAAGTTCCAGACATTACTACACAAGGTCTTTGAAAAGATGCCTAGAAGACAACTGATAAGTTAGGATCTTAACgtgtttatgcccctacttgcctatgctttgaatataaattgctacaaaatagtcccaaaatgctcacaagttgtgcttgattgcaggtttgatcgacaaaatgacgaaatgtcaaagatcggctcaaaaaggagtgaaacctgctcaagtatcaaagaccaagagaattgaagaagaaagggcctagtgcggaccgcacaacagTGACCacggccgcactaggaggttcagagataTGACATATCCAGGCTTAAAGTCACGCAGCCGCGGTAGGATTTTCAGGGTCCGCAGTGAAGCTTCGTGGCCGCACTCTAGCTTTGTGAGGTCCGCGTTCATAAGGTTCAAAGAGTTGGACAAGGGACCAAAACCATGCCACGCGGTCCGCGTCCTGTTTGTACGGACCGCGCCAAACCCTCTACGCGGCCCCGCTGCATTTTCACGCGGTCTGCGTCCTCCAGTTCTTAGAGCTTAAAGTTGAAGTCAAaagagccagtgcggccgcggttgctTTTGTGCAGCCCGCACTAatcccgtaggggtatttttgtccagtttttccagcccactataaataggacattttaccatttttaggtcaagttttgtatTCAGAAACGCAGCTGAGCACGTGAGACCGatattgtagccatttttggaacttttgcttcccattaacaatagattattgtagtgtcttcttagtaattaattaatatgtttagttcttcatctatttcttcagtttcttctttaattatgtgtagctaaaccaattagctagggttgtggctccaccctagtatgggtaattgatgggtgttgccatctagggttagattgatattgggtgtttgctatttgggttgcttttatatttttattcaagaattggtggttgcaaacactgattcaagcttagtgggtttaactcttctcgaaagagagagtctatgaccccaaaattgacccaacaaggaattgggatggacccatgagaaatggtagtcccaattaactggttaaatctcgagagagtaatcaccctacttgaaccctggttgcttggtctcattggcctacccaattgatctcgagagagtcaattgggcaaattcactctctctaccgagaggtgtgagagtgggtgcaattaTGCAACGGTTACagcataatccccaaatatgtcaatctatccttagtaacatctacccatgaattagccacc
This region includes:
- the LOC138874724 gene encoding uncharacterized protein, coding for MDLCLPGGENVLLLNIDATKGNTMCTQITRQISRDELVKILPDSWIINFEKLREPEESLQSGEPTFTKRNDKTVCIRFDHSHLKKPNKTTFSFQMIQPKDTTDTYPEPDGEFFWNIQSIIEEHDWCQNFDKEGKRTWWFKFPFTGHCPWDLDCDCQDCLENPIREYDEHHQRH